TGTGTACTTAAATATAAAGTTTTGGCAATATCTTTGTTGCTAAAGCCTTTAGCAAGAAGGTCAGTTATCTCTTTTTCTCTTTCCGTCAGCATATATAGGCTTTCATTATCATCAATATTATTGTCATCAATATTTTGTTGGTCCGAGATATAAACACAATAAATGGAATTGATGCTTGTCTGGTCACTAGGAACAAGGATAGGAAAAAGCTGAAACAAGTATGATTTTATATAGAAAGTTGTTTTTAAAGATTTCCCGAAGTATTCTAATGACAGTAGGTTTATCACATGTGCCAGGGAATTACTGCTGTTTTTATTGACAATATCCATACAATAATCTTCAGCCATTTTATTGGCATGCAATAAAGAAAATTTACTATCAAGTATTATCAGCCCTACGGGAAGATGTTGTATACTATTGATAATGGCCTGTTTCTCATTCTCAAGCTTAAGTTTATTTAAATAATTCCATAAAAAATGTGAAATATATTTATTAAGCCGATCAAGTATCAGCTTATCTTTCTCAATAAAATCACCATGCTGAAGAGGTCTTGATATACCAATTCCTCCAATGATTTGACTCCCCACTTTTAAGGGCATTACAATCATATAATAGAGGTTATATTTTTTAAGAAAAGCATTGTAAAACTCTGTTTGCTCAAAATCTTCATAGGACATCAAATCAGTGATGGTAATCACGTCTTTTTGTATGAGAAGTTTCTGGTAACCATTTATGGGGTGAAAGATATCTGTTTGAAAATAGTACTTGTTATAATCTGACAATGATTCATCACTCATATTTAATACAACAGGATCTACAAGCATACCTTTTTCGTTGGATAGGAAAAAGGTTAAGTGTGGATAACCAAATACTACATTCAGAAGTCTTAAAACCATGTGGCGAAAATCAAGGACATTTTCACTCTGAATTGACGATACAAAGAATAAGATGTCCTCATATTCTCTGGCAGTTAACATACCCAATCGCCCCAATCATATATAAAGTATAGTATTATGAAAATATTCAAATTACACATCAGGTTTCAGCAATATCAATATACAATTTTACAATACTTTTTTAAAATTATCAATCATTTGAATTTTATGTAGACCAACTGGGGGAAAAGCACACTAAAACATTAGGTGCCATTTTTGAATAATGGTACCATCTTTCTAGACTGTGTCATATCTCATATATTATGCCAATTCCATCCGTAAGTAACAATGCGACAAAAAAGGTATTTCCTCATAAATTATATACCCCATTTGAGGTATTTTTTACAGAATATTAACTTTCTTTAATGATCTCTTCAACGTGAACCTTTTTGAAGCTTAAGTAAAGTTTAAATATCGGTAACTGCTCAGGCATTCCAAATAGACACGGTTTTATGTTAAGATTAGACCATCACCAACACGTGATGTCAACGACCGGATCGGGTCGAAAAACAAGAGATACCGTTTCGGCATCCCCTAAACATAAAACTGAACAATTTACCTTACAAGGACAAATGGCTGCCCTTTTACCGTCAAAACAATAGCCTCCATTACATCAATTCCATCTTTCTTTGCCGTGGATAAATAGCTTCTTACCCGGCTAAATACGTCAGCCCCATCCTTTCCCCGGGAGCATCCTGATATTTTCTGCCGAAGCTTTTGCATTTTCAAATCCCTTTCGGCCAAATTGTTATGGAAGGTCACATCAAAATCATACATGAAGTCCAAGGTGTCAATATCAAACTGTTGGAGCTTTAGAATTAACTGCAACGGCTTGCTTTTTTTCAGTTTGCCTTTTTATTGCATACCTGAGGGCTTTTCCGAGCATCTTCCGCAATTCCTTCAGTTAGAATTTCATGGTATGGAATCTATTGAACCTCATATTACAGTGTCAGTGTTTACAAACCTTATATGTACTATATTAACAGAGGCCACCGCAGACATTATTCTACTAGAGTCGGCTGTCGGCTGTGTTGATTTTTTACCCTTCGCAGGTGATGGGATTGATATTAAGTCAACAGATTTATCTTGTGGGTGCATACTATCTAATACGGATGAATCGTGTACATGAGTATCTACGATTGGAGTCTCTGCAAATACAGAAGTCGTTAATAATGTCGCTACTAAAAATGTCAATAGAAGTAATCGAGTAATTATTTTTTTAGTCATTTGTATGTTCTCCTTAATATGTAATATTATAGTTGTAAACATTGCAACTTTTACATTGTAGATTCCATACATATTTCTATATATTTTCAATGTAGGCTTATGTCTATTTTTGTCGATATTGAACAAAAAGGCTCCTGTTTTAACAACAGAAACCTTTTAATATAATGGGCAATACAGGACTCGAACCTGTGACTTCCACCATGTCAAGGTGACACTCATACCAGCTGAGTTAATTGCCCAAGACCTTTATAAGTATACAATGATTTGATCTATATTTCAAGAGTTAATTTTGTAAGTTTTTTCAATGGTTATTGGTTGTATAAATACACTGTGTACCCTAACCAGCTGAGCTAAGCGACCAGATACATTTACTATTATATATACCTTTATACCTTTGGATGTTTGTCAAGATGTATTTTTTTCTTTTATATTAGAATACATCCTCTTCCTTGGGACCTATCTCAAATCCATAATACAATAACGCTATTATTCTATGAAACATAAACATTGAAACTGAATACGCAAAGGATAAAACAAACGGGAAAATTAGCACCTTAGTAGATGAACCTGCAACCATAAGTGTAAGAAGCAAGAGCACAGTCACAGGAAATAAAAACTTTGCTATAAGGCTCAAAAGTCTCATTTTATAGCCTACAGTAACATTTTTACTCGAGATCATCGATTCATACAAACTGTTCTTCTTGTCAAAAACATAGCATGGACAAAATATAACGGTAAGATAAATCAATACCGCAGGTAAAAGAAAATATAGCGTAATAGATGCAACAAACAAAACAACATTTATTATTGACAAGGCAAATAAGCTGACAAGCCCTTGCCAACTGGGAATTATCATTTCCTTTAAAGAGTATTTCTCTCCCTTTAGATCCTTGATATACGCTGATAAATATACCAAATAGCACATATTGGCTATAATCAATCTTACAAATACAAAAACACCCTTGTAGTCATTGAAAGCCGCCGGAAAAGGAATATACTCAAAAGCAAATAGAACTATCAAGGTTATAACAAATAATATGGGTGTCAAATACTCATTCTTTATACTATAAAACCTGAAAGCTTCCGGTATGTAAAACCTTATATCCTTTATTTTATCTTGGCTTGGTTCATTGCTCATACTTTTCCCCCAAACATAGGATAACCAAATAATCCGGTTTAATTCTAAATAATTATATAAATCATGAAATGCTATGTCAATCAAAATATAATACAAAATAAAAACACTTTCAGCCATATAAGCAAAAAGT
The genomic region above belongs to Pseudobacteroides sp. and contains:
- a CDS encoding helix-turn-helix transcriptional regulator, whose product is MLTAREYEDILFFVSSIQSENVLDFRHMVLRLLNVVFGYPHLTFFLSNEKGMLVDPVVLNMSDESLSDYNKYYFQTDIFHPINGYQKLLIQKDVITITDLMSYEDFEQTEFYNAFLKKYNLYYMIVMPLKVGSQIIGGIGISRPLQHGDFIEKDKLILDRLNKYISHFLWNYLNKLKLENEKQAIINSIQHLPVGLIILDSKFSLLHANKMAEDYCMDIVNKNSSNSLAHVINLLSLEYFGKSLKTTFYIKSYLFQLFPILVPSDQTSINSIYCVYISDQQNIDDNNIDDNESLYMLTEREKEITDLLAKGFSNKDIAKTLYLSTHTVRTHLKNIFQKVEATSRVSPEFRRN
- a CDS encoding IS66 family transposase, which encodes MKKSKPLQLILKLQQFDIDTLDFMYDFDVTFHNNLAERDLKMQKLRQKISGCSRGKDGADVFSRVRSYLSTAKKDGIDVMEAIVLTVKGQPFVLVR